tggctgcagtgtgattctgtttgttttggcttcTCCAGGTCGAGTTTCACCTTCTCCATCTCAGGAAAGTTTATGCTCTTCAAAATCCGATGATCCCGGGGTGAGTCAACTTAATCACACATTTGTGTTTCCAGAAAATATTAGAAGAGTATtggattttgtgtattttacagTCTGGAGACTCCATGTTTTCCTAACAGATCGCACTCTCATCCTAGGCAAGTTGTATTCCAGAAGACCCAGAGACGGAAGATAGAAATGCCCCTTTTCGTCAAGTCCCATTCTGCAAGTATAAAGGTCATACGGCTGATCTGTTGGACTTATCATGGTCAAAGGTGATGTCCCACTGccctttctttattattttaccTCCTCTGCACACATTTTAGACACTGTCGTTACTGGTTTTCTATCCCCTCttactttttccatttttgtgtCGATGTAGAACTTTTTCCTGCTCTCGTCCTCCATGGATAAAACAGTCCGATTATGGCACATATCCAGGAGAGAGTGTCTCTGCTGCTTTCAGCACATTGACTTCGTAACAGCCATTGCGTTCCATCCCAGAGTAAGTGGAGTCACCTTGTGTTAGTTCCCTCAGCACAAATCACACATCTACTCATTTTGGCTCGCATTGACTGTATTTATAGCAGCGCTTGCTTCGTGTTCCTAGGATGACAGATACTTTTTAAGCGGCTCTCTGGATGGAAAGCTACGGCTCTGGAACATTCCGGACAAGAAGGTGGCGCTGTGGAACGAGGTGGACGGCCAAACACGCCTCATCACTGCAGCTAACTTCTGCCAAAATGGGAAATACGCCGTCATCGGCACCTATGATGGCCGATGCATCTTCTATGACACAGAGGTGCCCAGCTGagctacttcttttttttttttcttttatttatgtctttattatTGATGTGTCACGACAAATTCATGAATCCCTGGTTTAACCAAATGTATTTTTCGTTTGTACGTTTGTTAGCGTCTGAAATACCACACTCAGATTCACGTGAGGTCCACCAGAGGCAGAAACAAAGTTGGACGCAAAATCACTGGCATTGAACCTTTACCTGGAGAGAACAAGGTACCTCCAGTGCAAATGCACTCACTGTATGGTTGATGTACCATAATGAGGTGGTCAGACTTGTTAAATAAGGAATTCTGTCTTTCCGCAACAGATTTTGGTGACCTCAAATGATTCCCGCATTCGCCTTTACGACCTGAGGGACTTGTCTCTATCCATGAAATACAAAGGTTACgtcaacagcagcagtcagatCAAGGCGAGCTTCAGGTGAGGATGTTTCCCTTTCATGTAGTCATGTAAGACTTGAGCATTTAAAGTGGCATTAGTTACAGCTGAGTAACAAATCCCCATCTGTGAACTGCATATAAAGTAGTGCTACCGCCTCTAAACTCTGCTTCTCATAAGTTTTTGGGAAAGGGCTCTTTGAAATATTGATCTTTAACTGTAAAAACTGCTCAGCTAAACGGAAGCAtacagtctttttttcttcatgcatAGTTTTCTAAACATTTGGCCACAAACGTTATTAAATAGtctttaaatgtaatgtaatgcatgAGGTCTTAATTGCGACAAACATTTTATCAaatttttgccatttttgccattttgtgtGAAAGTCCAGATTTCTGATAAATCTTTAAACCTACCACTGAACTTAGGGGCTGTCTTTACTTAATACTTGCATTTACCTGTTAGCAAAAATGTAGATAAACCAAACTTGCTGTAATAGACATATTCTTACATAAAGTCTACCTCTGTATAGAACTACACACAGTATGTTTATCTTGAAAAGGTCTCAGAAAGCTTTAGTTTTGAGTCTGATACATGTAGTGACCCCGGTATGTTGCACTGCTCCTTGAACACAAAGCGCTAACTGTGGGATTGTCTTCCTGCAGTCATGACTACTCATTCATCGTCAGTGGATCGGAGGATAAGTACGTGTACATCTGGAGCACTTACCACGACCTGAGCAAATTCACATCAGTACGACGGGACCGCAATGACTTCTGGGAAGGGATTAAAGGTAGCTGTGTTGAATGGCTGTCTAAATAATTTCTCCCCCTTTGAATGAACCGACGCTGAAGCTTTACTTATTTTTTCAGCACACAATGCGGTGGTCACCTCAGCGATTTTTGCACCCCACCCCGGCCTTATTGTTCCACAAGAAACTGGAGCGGAGAAGCCAGAAGCAGAGCGCAAGAGCCTGGACTCTGATGACTCTGAAACGATACCCTCAGGTATGTTTGTTTGACTTCATCGTGAACACATTTCACGACATTGAGGTTGTCATTTCAGTGTtataaaataacttattttttgtttttgcaggagCCCTTAAGACAGATCACACTGAGGTTCTACTCTCTGCTGACTTCACTGGAGCCATCAAGGTTTTCATCAATGTAAAAAAGTACTGAGCACTTGAGAGGTGGTCATCTCCTCACATCCAGGCCTTTCTGTTGGAGTccagtcctgcagctgaaggACAGCCCGTCAGGAGCCTTCCAACGCTACCTATTGGCTAACGCTCTGAGACGAAGGGCCGTCTGTAGCTTTTTTTCGGGAGAACAGGGACCTTAAAATAGAAGTTGAGGGAAAGAGTGGAAGGACTGTAAAAACAGACGAGGTGTGATTCGCTgtcacatttctattttttatctttaatacCAAGCAACTGTGAACGGTTTGgcattaagagaaaaaaaaaaaaaaaaaaaaagagccagaATGCCAAGTGTGTGTGGTTTGAGCAGAACTGACATCTGTTCGTGTAAATTTACAGCTGTATGGGTATAGCTAGAAGGCTATTTGTAACAGTATGAGCACCTTACTAGTTTCTTTTGCTCCCACATTTCAGAAGAATTTACTCTTAGTAGTGCAAGACACTGTCCTAATGTCAGtcacagattttaaatgtgtcatGTGTAAAGAGGTGTTACCATTTGTCCCGAAAGCAAGGTGGTTTGAAATGTTATTTACGAGTTATTTGTGCCTACAGAATCTAGACCGCTTTTCTAAAAATTCAACTTCTGAAGCTTTCCTCTCAAAATCTATCAAACATTTCAGTAGGAGATCTGTCTACGGTTACTAAtgattagggctgggtatcttttattttttttcagaaacaatACTGGCTCTTAAGTACTTTTGATAAACTTTTGTTCAATGAAAGCACATTTCATTATAATAGTACTGTAAATCTAGTGTTTAACATTGCGTACTTACTGCTTTTGTAAACAGAACCAAATGCTCTATTAATTTCCTCAATAAAAATCCCCACAAACTTGAAGAATGCTTGGAGATGACATTTCGTTAACAGCAGAGTGACAGTAAAAACAGTTTGATATCTGACTCTACCAATCAtgtcctccacacacacacacacacacaaacacacactcttatCACCAGCAGTGATTTATTTAGTGTCAGAGCTTTGCGGCAACATTTGTggttatcattttaaaaacaaacattaaaacaaaaatatatataattagtTACAGTGTCCAAACTTTTATTATACAAAAGGGTACTGAATCTTGCATGGAGAGTTGGAGTTGGGACATGCCAGCAGACCAATGCATGACAAGGTCCAGAGGTGAGAGTCAATGTTTACTCTTCTTCGCCTTCTTGTGGGAGCGATGTGGCGACCGCGACCTGGACTTGCCTGCTTTCCGGTTTGGCGATGGGGATCGGGAACGTTTGGACCACTTGGGAGACCTTGTCCTGTTAAATGTGCAGAACACAACAGATTAACTTCAAGGTGGACAATCGAGATTGAATCCATGGGTACGCTCAGAGAACATCTCGTGGCACTTACTTCAAGGGAGAGATGCTTCTCGATTTTCGGGTGTGGTCATCAGGATCTCTACTCCGCCGTCGTCTTCTGTCCCCGTCTTCacttcttctgctcctctctttctcccttttgtCATCCTTTGACTTGTCTTTAGATTTTGATGTCAGTGTCTCAGTCTTGTCATCTTTTTCAAACTCCTGCAGATGCAAGTTAAAACACCCCTAAATCAGATGTAGGCTCCTCTGTCTATGCCTGTTCAGATTCAAACATCACATGCATCCAGCTTGTTTAATAAAAATCCACTCATAGTTGCCCAATTCTTCTCCACAAGGGGGAGCTCTTTGGTCAACGTCAGACCAGATCAACAGCTGTTCACCTGCTCTACCTACAGTAATGTGGTGGGGGAAAACAGAATTGCATTTCTGACACACAGATGTATATATTCGAAGTTGACACCTACGGGTTGATTTCAAAGATACTGTTTTCTCTGTGCGGGgtcaaaagtgtgaaaaaaaaactggctgGTTTTGAGTTCTTTGCATTAATAATACGGTTTTTATTTGACCAATGTCAGTGAAATTTCGATGTCCTAATAATGTTCTCGTAAATTTTGCCTCACGCTGTTGTGTTTAAAGAAATGTTCCAATTACACATCAGTTAAGGATGCATTTTGGTTTCAGGGGGGCAAAATAAATTCTGCGTTTGATTAACTGCCGTGATGAACAAGACGCTGCCTGTTTATTGGAGGGTAAATCTAAACATGCAGTGTGACATAAAAGCAGTCTCTGTGCAGTCGCCCACCTTCTGTAGCAGTTTGTTCCTGTAGTGCTCCACTTGCTGTTGGAGGCTCATTCCAGTCTTCCTCGGCCTCTTGCCAGATTCCAGTTCATCCTGGATCTTCACAACCTTGACCTGTGTCAGATAAATACCATCAGTTCTCCATATGTATGGATTATAGATTATGGTCTTTTCTTACTAAATAAAATATGGTATATTTCTTCTAAAGGAGGAAAATCTAGTaattataaaaaagaaatgcacttgcctccagctctctcagccTTTTCCTTTTGCTCTCAGACATCTGAAAACTTCTGAGCGAGCTCTGGAAGTCCGCACTTTCAAATTTGGACGAACTGCAGGAGTCATCGCTACTGTCGCTCTCCGAGTCCTCGCCCCCATCCTGTGATTTGACGCTGTTgccaggagggagaggagaaccATAAATCTCCAGATCTTTTGACTGGTTATGTTTTCTGTGATACGCTTTTCACAATCGTAGATTGATCATGTCTTGATACAAACCACAGAGGCCTCACCTTGCGTTCACTTCATCTTCACTGTCCTGCTGCACCACCATGTTCCACTTCGACTCAGTCTTGGCttagagagagaggagaaaggtgAGCAGGATCACAGGGGGATTTTTGATGTGATACAGAGAACATCTTGACCCGTCTTACCTTGAGAAAACGTCCCAACATCACCCGTTTTCTCCCACTTAGACAAAGGCACTCCAGAGAGACGAATGTTGCCCTCGTCtactgaggaaaacaaaagaggcAGCTGGGTCACAACAAGGACAAGTCATCACTTAAAAGGCGTATGAGGGTTATGGTGTATGTttgctttttaatgtttaatatttaaaaagtctGATACATTTAAATCTCTTGAGCCATAATGAAGGAATGGCAATCATTTCCTCTAAccacattaaaacaatatatatagaataataaataaataaaagatggaGTAAGCAATTCTgaagaaagacagttgattgttgagtctcctCCCCAAGGTAGTGAAATATTGATGCTTGAAGTTGGTTGCGTGGACCGAGCAAGCTCAGcgtgagactcaacaatcatcTTATCTTTCTGTCTTCGACTGGAATTTCTCTCATTTCTCCTGGGCACTGAAATCTTCTAGCACATGTGGATCAGCACCTGTTTTTTCTGATCAAAGTGCACACTCATCTGACAACAACCCAAGAGAGGGTGGATCGACATATTGATCGAAGACTTGTAAGCACAAGTCCAAAGTTTACATTTTGCGTTTCGGCGGACTCACAGGGCATTCCGTCAATGTCGTCAACGGCGACTCCTAAGGGAACACCGTCTATGTCATCGGCAGAGACTCCATCCAGGGGTCCCCAGCCCATGGGGCAGCCGTCCAGGTCGTCCTCAGgagctctgtccaaaggtaaccCATCTATAGGTATGCTGTCCATTGGCGCACCGTCGAGATCAAATGACACTACCTACAGGGAGACAGAAGTGCCCAGACTATTGGATCATCTTCTTCATGTTCCAATATTTTGCAACACTAACAGCTGCCAAATTTATTGACATGTCATTAGAATGAGCAGGTTGATATTCAGCTCACCTCTGCCgtctctgtctgctcctccaCTGCTTTGGCGTAGCCCAGAAAGACGTTCTGAAGGTGGATGAGATAAGGCTCCGGGTAGATGGCCCAGTCTTCCCATGCTCGAAAACAACTCATGACCTTTTGCTGTGGAGAAATTCAAATGTCTCTTTGTTGCtctatttttggaaaatgtccTCTTTTGATGCAAATGAAATACTTGTTTACCTTAAACTGCTCAGCCTGCAGCCTGGcttgtatgtttttgtgtgccGCGTTAAGGTCTTCAAATATCTGTGTGAGCTTAGTTTCAAAACTGAGAAGAACAGAGCAACTGtcagaagagaagaaataaaaacatgtggAGTTTTAGAGCTTAAAGTGAGGGAAAGTCTCTTACTATTTACGATAATATGATGCACTGGCTACTTTGGCACATGAGTTGTGCAAGATGTCTGACACGAGATACAATCTGGCAAGCTGTGGGGAAGATAGGCGGAGAAAACAAGTCAAACCGATGCAACTGAATTCACCTTTACTTTACATATACATTCTGCTGAACTTTGTTTATcgaaaaatatttaaagaagGCAAACTGGCCTTCTTCTGAAGGGGCGTCTGAAGCGAGGAAAAAGATTCAGTGATGGTTCCCACTACTTCCTCTGCAGCATCCGCTCGCTCCAGACAGAACAGCATGGCGTTGGCGATATCTTCTCTGCTCGGCGTGAGCTCTGTAAGGATTGTCTCCAGTCTCTGTCTGTGCCTGATTTACACAAGAATAACGGAGTGCTGCGTTCAATTCAACCAAAGTCACATACATTTCATCATGCCTGGTATACTTACTCAGATCTGAGCTGCcctttcttcacctcctcctcaggGGGGgcgtcctcctccacctcagtcTTATCTTCCCCTCTCTGAGAGTAGTTGTTTAGTATAGGGGGTCTCCATAAGGAGCCTCCTCGGAACATACGGAAATCTGTTGTCCTCCACTCTGTCGGGGACTCTCCCTGTAGAGACGGAAACCAGGTACATAACACACATAACACTTTTGGGCCCAGAAGATTGTATGTATGGATCCAACTTGCTTTAATGATAAAAAAGgcattaaatatgtattttactgCACAAAAGacagtttggatttcttccCTGCCTGTTGACATGATTGTGCAGTTTCCATAGAGGTGCATAACTTATATATTGAAgtgactgaattaaaaaaaaaagtaaaaaacgcCCAGACACTGCTTGAAGTTCTGAGGGATTATCTGGAAAGAATTGGAGTATTTAAATGATCAGGACTCCGACAGCTATCCCCCCATAAAATGAGCTCAAATAACGAGCATTAAGAGTTTTCAGTTCTTCCAGATAAACTCTTGGAAAAACCAGGCTATGTTGTGTAAACATACCTGTAGGATGGAGAACAGCTTCCAGCGATAGTACACGTGATCTTGGCTTTTGTTGTCAAAAAGAAACCTGAGACAATAAAGAGTAAGCAAATTAGAACAAGCAGAGTGCAAGGTCACCTGCAAGACCGACACACAACCAGTGCAGAGCAAACCTCACCTATAATCTGGATTGTTTTTCTCCTTGTCCATTATTACGGCTTCAAACACGTGGCC
This genomic window from Sparus aurata chromosome 13, fSpaAur1.1, whole genome shotgun sequence contains:
- the LOC115594059 gene encoding U2 snRNP-associated SURP motif-containing protein isoform X4, encoding MTQVEEEQQEEEEEEVELCMEIWTYHCQDDQMNEEMLCKEFGKYGPLASVKIMWPRTDEERCRTSNRAFVAFMTRKDAERALAALDGKVIMGFEMKLGWGKPARIPPQPLYTPVGVRATPPPQSGLPFNAQPRDRFRNDFTKPLGMSKGDLDKTLSEAVVKVVIPTERNLLFLIHRMIEFVVREGHVFEAVIMDKEKNNPDYRFLFDNKSQDHVYYRWKLFSILQGESPTEWRTTDFRMFRGGSLWRPPILNNYSQRGEDKTEVEEDAPPEEEVKKGQLRSEHRQRLETILTELTPSREDIANAMLFCLERADAAEEVVGTITESFSSLQTPLQKKLARLYLVSDILHNSCAKVASASYYRKYFETKLTQIFEDLNAAHKNIQARLQAEQFKQKVMSCFRAWEDWAIYPEPYLIHLQNVFLGYAKAVEEQTETAEVVSFDLDGAPMDSIPIDGLPLDRAPEDDLDGCPMGWGPLDGVSADDIDGVPLGVAVDDIDGMPLDEGNIRLSGVPLSKWEKTGDVGTFSQAKTESKWNMVVQQDSEDEVNASVKSQDGGEDSESDSSDDSCSSSKFESADFQSSLRSFQMSESKRKRLRELEVKVVKIQDELESGKRPRKTGMSLQQQVEHYRNKLLQKEFEKDDKTETLTSKSKDKSKDDKREKERSRRSEDGDRRRRRSRDPDDHTRKSRSISPLKTRSPKWSKRSRSPSPNRKAGKSRSRSPHRSHKKAKKSKH
- the LOC115594059 gene encoding U2 snRNP-associated SURP motif-containing protein isoform X3, producing MADRKGKPVTPVKTLRKKELEVLKKKEEEKAAEVFEEFLASFESSKKGRAKTFVRGGIVNATKEEAEEVKKSKLYQPSTKLFSVAQHVSPVSSAESKKSTFKRRTEEKKKSNLELFKEELKLIQEEREERHKRKKNDPGGGGAAGGGGGGGGAVYGDLDIPLSGRSTLYDDLTVPTTTNLYISCISPKMNEEMLCKEFGKYGPLASVKIMWPRTDEERCRTSNRAFVAFMTRKDAERALAALDGKVIMGFEMKLGWGKPARIPPQPLYTPVGVRATPPPQSGLPFNAQPRDRFRNDFTKPLGMSKGDLDKTLSEAVVKVVIPTERNLLFLIHRMIEFVVREGHVFEAVIMDKEKNNPDYRFLFDNKSQDHVYYRWKLFSILQGESPTEWRTTDFRMFRGGSLWRPPILNNYSQRGEDKTEVEEDAPPEEEVKKGQLRSEHRQRLETILTELTPSREDIANAMLFCLERADAAEEVVGTITESFSSLQTPLQKKLARLYLVSDILHNSCAKVASASYYRKYFETKLTQIFEDLNAAHKNIQARLQAEQFKQKVMSCFRAWEDWAIYPEPYLIHLQNVFLGYAKAVEEQTETAEVVSFDLDGAPMDSIPIDGLPLDRAPEDDLDGCPMGWGPLDGVSADDIDGVPLGVAVDDIDGMPLDEGNIRLSGVPLSKWEKTGDVGTFSQAKTESKWNMVVQQDSEDEVNASVKSQDGGEDSESDSSDDSCSSSKFESADFQSSLRSFQMSESKRKRLRELEVKVVKIQDELESGKRPRKTGMSLQQQVEHYRNKLLQKEFEKDDKTETLTSKSKDKSKDDKREKERSRRSEDGDRRRRRSRDPDDHTRKSRSISPLKTRSPKWSKRSRSPSPNRKAGKSRSRSPHRSHKKAKKSKH
- the LOC115594059 gene encoding U2 snRNP-associated SURP motif-containing protein isoform X2; this translates as MADRKGKPVTPVKTLRKKELEVLKKKEEEKAAEVFEEFLASFESSKKGRAKTFVRGGIVNATKAEEAEEVKKSKLYQPSTKLFSVAQHVSPVSSAESKKSTFKRRTEEKKKSNLELFKEELKLIQEEREERHKRKKNDPGGGGAAGGGGGGGGAVYGDLDIPLSGRSTLYDDLTVPTTTNLYISCISPKMNEEMLCKEFGKYGPLASVKIMWPRTDEERCRTSNRAFVAFMTRKDAERALAALDGKVIMGFEMKLGWGKPARIPPQPLYTPVGVRATPPPQSGLPFNAQPRDRFRNDFTKPLGMSKGDLDKTLSEAVVKVVIPTERNLLFLIHRMIEFVVREGHVFEAVIMDKEKNNPDYRFLFDNKSQDHVYYRWKLFSILQGESPTEWRTTDFRMFRGGSLWRPPILNNYSQRGEDKTEVEEDAPPEEEVKKGQLRSEHRQRLETILTELTPSREDIANAMLFCLERADAAEEVVGTITESFSSLQTPLQKKLARLYLVSDILHNSCAKVASASYYRKYFETKLTQIFEDLNAAHKNIQARLQAEQFKQKVMSCFRAWEDWAIYPEPYLIHLQNVFLGYAKAVEEQTETAEVVSFDLDGAPMDSIPIDGLPLDRAPEDDLDGCPMGWGPLDGVSADDIDGVPLGVAVDDIDGMPYEGNIRLSGVPLSKWEKTGDVGTFSQAKTESKWNMVVQQDSEDEVNASVKSQDGGEDSESDSSDDSCSSSKFESADFQSSLRSFQMSESKRKRLRELEVKVVKIQDELESGKRPRKTGMSLQQQVEHYRNKLLQKEFEKDDKTETLTSKSKDKSKDDKREKERSRRSEDGDRRRRRSRDPDDHTRKSRSISPLKTRSPKWSKRSRSPSPNRKAGKSRSRSPHRSHKKAKKSKH
- the LOC115594059 gene encoding U2 snRNP-associated SURP motif-containing protein isoform X1, producing MADRKGKPVTPVKTLRKKELEVLKKKEEEKAAEVFEEFLASFESSKKGRAKTFVRGGIVNATKAEEAEEVKKSKLYQPSTKLFSVAQHVSPVSSAESKKSTFKRRTEEKKKSNLELFKEELKLIQEEREERHKRKKNDPGGGGAAGGGGGGGGAVYGDLDIPLSGRSTLYDDLTVPTTTNLYISCISPKMNEEMLCKEFGKYGPLASVKIMWPRTDEERCRTSNRAFVAFMTRKDAERALAALDGKVIMGFEMKLGWGKPARIPPQPLYTPVGVRATPPPQSGLPFNAQPRDRFRNDFTKPLGMSKGDLDKTLSEAVVKVVIPTERNLLFLIHRMIEFVVREGHVFEAVIMDKEKNNPDYRFLFDNKSQDHVYYRWKLFSILQGESPTEWRTTDFRMFRGGSLWRPPILNNYSQRGEDKTEVEEDAPPEEEVKKGQLRSEHRQRLETILTELTPSREDIANAMLFCLERADAAEEVVGTITESFSSLQTPLQKKLARLYLVSDILHNSCAKVASASYYRKYFETKLTQIFEDLNAAHKNIQARLQAEQFKQKVMSCFRAWEDWAIYPEPYLIHLQNVFLGYAKAVEEQTETAEVVSFDLDGAPMDSIPIDGLPLDRAPEDDLDGCPMGWGPLDGVSADDIDGVPLGVAVDDIDGMPLDEGNIRLSGVPLSKWEKTGDVGTFSQAKTESKWNMVVQQDSEDEVNASVKSQDGGEDSESDSSDDSCSSSKFESADFQSSLRSFQMSESKRKRLRELEVKVVKIQDELESGKRPRKTGMSLQQQVEHYRNKLLQKEFEKDDKTETLTSKSKDKSKDDKREKERSRRSEDGDRRRRRSRDPDDHTRKSRSISPLKTRSPKWSKRSRSPSPNRKAGKSRSRSPHRSHKKAKKSKH